The following is a genomic window from Puniceicoccaceae bacterium.
CGACCTCGCATTTGCGCTGTTGATCATTTTCATCATCGCCACACCCCTGCTGGAGCAGACCATTCCCCTCCATCTTCCACTGGAAAACGCAAACCCAGGCAGCACGCGCGATGAAGTGGTGTACCAGGGCATCTCCATCACTCAGGATGGACAGCTGTTCTGGGGAACCGAACCCGTCGACCTCGACACACTCTCCCGCAATCTGGAGTTGCTTTCCGCACAACCCAATCCTCCCGTTCTCAATATCCGGGCAGACGCTCGTTTGCCATACCAGCGCGTGATCGAAGTCATCGATCTCATCAAACAGAATCAGCTCGACAAAATCAGTCTCGACACTCAGGTGCGCTGATGGCCTCAAGCTCCGCAGCAACATGACGATGCCGTCCATGAAGACTACCTTCTACTGGTCACTCGGTGGCCATGCGGTCCTGCTGTTGCTACTGATCCTCATCTCTTTCATCGCGAGCTGTTCCCGCCCACGCACCCCTGAGCAGGTGCATGTTTTCCGACTGCAGGCCGGCCCCCCGGCCCCGCGCACAGAAGTGACCGCTCCCGCCGAAGTCACTCCCACTCCACCAGCCCCCAGGGTCGAATCTCAACAACCATCCACCCCAAAACCCCAGGAACAACCCAAGCCCAAGCCTCAGGAACAGCCCAAGCCCACTGAACGCAAACCCGACCCCAAACCCACCACACAGCGAAATCCCGTGCGATACGACGATTTCATCCGGACTCACGACCTGCCAGAGTCCAAGCCCAAGCCACCGGCTACCACACCCACGCCGCCAGCCCCCGATCCCAATGCCAAGCTTCGAGAAGAGCTTGAAGCCATCATTCAGGGACTGGGTGGCACGGATGCCAGCAGTGATGAACTGCAGGAACTCAACCGCTATGTGAGTCAGTTGCGCGCCCAGCTCAACCGTCTGTGGATGCAACCCACCGGACTGCCCAGCGGGCAATGGAGTGCACTCATCGAGTTCACCATCGAACCAAACGGGCGCGTTACTGCCGTGCGGTTTCGCGAGGAGTCAGGCAATGCACAATTCGACCAATCCCTGATTCGCGCAATGAACGCATTTCGGACAACGGCACCACCTCCCGATGGAAAGGCGCGCGTGTTCGCCATCCCGTTCAGGATGACGGTGCACTGAGCACATTACTTGTCCCAAACGATATCCACAACGCAGGCAATCAGCGTC
Proteins encoded in this region:
- a CDS encoding biopolymer transporter ExbD, whose product is MKHRSKMLQADRRLTAVTTINMTPLIDLAFALLIIFIIATPLLEQTIPLHLPLENANPGSTRDEVVYQGISITQDGQLFWGTEPVDLDTLSRNLELLSAQPNPPVLNIRADARLPYQRVIEVIDLIKQNQLDKISLDTQVR
- a CDS encoding TonB family protein; its protein translation is MKTTFYWSLGGHAVLLLLLILISFIASCSRPRTPEQVHVFRLQAGPPAPRTEVTAPAEVTPTPPAPRVESQQPSTPKPQEQPKPKPQEQPKPTERKPDPKPTTQRNPVRYDDFIRTHDLPESKPKPPATTPTPPAPDPNAKLREELEAIIQGLGGTDASSDELQELNRYVSQLRAQLNRLWMQPTGLPSGQWSALIEFTIEPNGRVTAVRFREESGNAQFDQSLIRAMNAFRTTAPPPDGKARVFAIPFRMTVH